A portion of the Bacteroides faecium genome contains these proteins:
- a CDS encoding transcriptional regulator, which yields MKVGDKVLVSPDLTMLADWTPATVIEVENNPFIGIVISAKTDKGVIFFGQKDLFKPLKEEECLQ from the coding sequence ATGAAAGTAGGAGACAAAGTATTAGTATCACCCGATTTGACTATGCTTGCCGACTGGACGCCGGCAACGGTGATAGAGGTTGAAAACAATCCCTTTATTGGCATTGTCATCTCTGCAAAGACAGATAAGGGAGTTATCTTTTTCGGGCAGAAAGATTTGTTTAAACCACTAAAAGAAGAGGAATGTTTGCAATAA